GCTGGCTGCGACCGCCACCGCAGGCCGATGTGGCCGACCTGCTCCGCACGCTTCCCCCTCCGCTGCCGGCGGCTGATGGCCGTGCCGCGCTGGCGTTGCTTCGCCTGATTCTCGCGCATGCGTGGTCGTCGAGCATTGCCGCGCTCGAGGACACGCTCAACCGCCTGATCTTGCGCGCTGCCGCCCTCGACGATGCGCTCGCCGCCGGCCGCTGGCCCACACGGCACGAGTTGCGCGCGTGGATGCTGACGTCGACGTCATCACAGCTCGCCTTTCCGGAACTCGTCGCCACGCCAGCGGCGCGCGGCACCAGCGGCGCCCGGGAAGCGCTGGAAGCCCACGTGCGCGCGTTGCGGACGCTCCGCCGGCGCGTCGCCGCTTCACGCGCGGCTGACACCGCGGCGCGCGGCGCGCAGTTGCGCGCCGTGATGGCGAGACATCCGGCGGCGACGGTCATCGCATTCTCGCGCTACGCCGGCACGATCGACGCCTTGTGGTGCGCGCTGCGTCTCGAGCCGGGCATCGTGGCCATCACGGCGCAGAGAGTCCGCTCGGCCGGCGATGGACTGCGACGGCAGGATGTGCTTGGCATGCTTGCGGCGACCGCTACTCCGACCGCGCGCACGCCCCTGCGGCTCCTGCTCAGCACCGACTTGCTCGGCGAAGGGCTCGACCTTCGCGCGGCATCCGTCATCGTCCATCTCGACCAGCCGTGGACGCCAGCGCGTCTCGAACAGCGCGAAGGGCGCGCACTCCGCCTCGACTCGCCACATCAGGAAGTGCACGTGTACGCCATGCGGTCGCCGCACGGTGCGGCCCGCCTGCTCGCTATTGGCAAGCGGCTGCAGGCCAAGCGCACCGCGATGCGCGCCGGCGTGGCGCCCGGGGCGGCACGCGAAGCGCTGATGGAGCTGGTGCGGCCGTGGTTGGCGACGACTGGCGGCGCGGCACGGGTAGCCGCGGTACGCAGCGATACCGCGGGGTGGATCGCCGCACTCTGCGATGGCGGCGGACGCACCCACGTGCTTCGCGGGGCGCGCGGCGCGGTCACCGAGGATGATGACAGCCTGTTGGACGCGTTGCGCCAGATCGCGGTCGCGGCGTCCGTCGACGTCCCGGCGACCCAGCTGCACGCGGCGCGGCGGGAAATCCAGTCGTGGCGACGGTCGGCGGAATCCGCGTGGCTGGCGCGCACCCAGCAGGGCGGCGAGTCGGTGCGCGCCAGAATTCAGCAGCGCCTCGATCGCGCCCTGCGCTCGGTGCCGCTGCATCAGCGGTCTACGGTGGAGCCTCGCATCATGGCGGCACGCGCGCACCTCGCCACGCTTCGCGGGGCTGGCGCCGAGTTCGCGCTCACGGAAGCCGCACGTCTCGAAGATCTCGACGCGCTCTGCCGTGCGGTTTCTCAGATCGCCTCTCCGCAGACGAGTGAAGGGCCAGCGACGCGCACCCCGCGCCTGCTGGCCCTCATGCTGT
This Gemmatimonadaceae bacterium DNA region includes the following protein-coding sequences:
- a CDS encoding helicase-related protein, which encodes MDPIIAVRRRLATAILGGDAGPIPAEQLGSVRLRPHQVDAVRRLLRALDTHGGALLADAPGLGKTYVALAVARACGSAIVVAPAALRHQWQRSAAMTGLPIEWASMETLSRRPIRSRAALLIADEAHHLRNPHTQRYAHAAALALGKRVLLVSATPVHNRAVDRDALFGLFLGDAAARLPARTLAHLIVRRDADGHAMPLRRAVRWLRPPPQADVADLLRTLPPPLPAADGRAALALLRLILAHAWSSSIAALEDTLNRLILRAAALDDALAAGRWPTRHELRAWMLTSTSSQLAFPELVATPAARGTSGAREALEAHVRALRTLRRRVAASRAADTAARGAQLRAVMARHPAATVIAFSRYAGTIDALWCALRLEPGIVAITAQRVRSAGDGLRRQDVLGMLAATATPTARTPLRLLLSTDLLGEGLDLRAASVIVHLDQPWTPARLEQREGRALRLDSPHQEVHVYAMRSPHGAARLLAIGKRLQAKRTAMRAGVAPGAAREALMELVRPWLATTGGAARVAAVRSDTAGWIAALCDGGGRTHVLRGARGAVTEDDDSLLDALRQIAVAASVDVPATQLHAARREIQSWRRSAESAWLARTQQGGESVRARIQQRLDRALRSVPLHQRSTVEPRIMAARAHLATLRGAGAEFALTEAARLEDLDALCRAVSQIASPQTSEGPATRTPRLLALMLLVPES